One Borrelia hispanica CRI genomic region harbors:
- a CDS encoding DUF244 domain-containing protein — translation SFIAKVMVYISALDMEVGRICNLIKNDKSIGLANIDIEDLTNHIKLLLQDSKFCADLAELNYKDEFVNFLSIVNLNIGAEERELLEKHLVDIQSKQTEIEKKEKEHTKELYALTKQDKDVLKDIFGKLSIDFELTDNIVYRLGKNIFALNSGKRAIKDRFKLITDHYDYYDINHSYSFSISNLAPPISSVI, via the coding sequence TAGCTTTATAGCAAAAGTGATGGTTTATATTTCTGCATTGGATATGGAAGTTGGGCGTATTTGTAATCTTATAAAGAATGACAAATCTATTGGACTTGCAAATATTGATATAGAAGATTTAACTAATCATATAAAACTATTACTACAAGATAGTAAATTTTGTGCAGATTTAGCAGAATTAAATTATAAAGATGAATTTGTAAATTTTCTAAGTATTGTTAATTTAAATATTGGTGCTGAAGAGCGAGAACTTTTGGAGAAACATTTAGTTGATATTCAATCTAAACAAACAGAAATAGAGAAGAAAGAGAAAGAGCATACTAAAGAATTATATGCACTTACTAAACAAGATAAGGATGTTCTTAAAGATATATTTGGTAAGTTATCTATTGATTTTGAATTAACAGATAATATTGTGTATAGATTAGGCAAGAATATATTTGCGTTAAATTCAGGTAAACGTGCTATTAAAGATAGGTTTAAGTTAATTACGGATCATTATGATTATTATGATATTAATCATAGTTATAGTTTCTCTATATCTAATCTTGCCCCTCCCATCTCATCTGTAATTTAG